The genomic segment GTCCGCGGGAAAGAAAAAGCGGCACAAGAAATTGGCATGGAGTCGGATTTGATTCGTTTACCGGCAGAGACATCAGAATCGGAGTTACTCCAGTTGATTGAACGACTAAACGCAGATGCGAGTGTCCACGGAATTCTCGTTCAACTGCCGCTGCCGGAACAAATCGACGAGAGTAAAGTCATCTTCGCTATTTCACCGGACAAAGACGTCGATGGGTTCCATCCGGTCTCAGTCGGGAAAATGATGATTGGTGAATCAACGTTCTTACCATGTACCCCAAATGGAATTCTGCACCTCGTCAAAGAAATGAATGTTCCGATCCAAGGCAGTCACGTCGTCGTCGTCGGTCGGAGTCAAATCGTCGGCAAACCAGTCGGGATGTTATTTTTGAATGAATCCGCAACGGTCAGCTACTGCCACTCGAAAACGGCAAACCTCTCTGAGATGACGCGTCAAGCGGATATCTTAATTGTCGCTGTTGGTGTTCCAAAATTGATTACGGCAGATATGGTCAAGCCGGATGCTGTCGTCATCGATGTCGGTGTCAACCGTGTCGACGGTAAACTTGTCGGGGACGTCGAATTTGATTCGGTCAAAGAGGTCGCCTCGATGATCACACCCGTTCCTGGCGGTGTCGGTCCGATGACGATCACGATGTTGCTCCATAATACAATCGAGGCAGCACGATGAATGACCCACTTCAAGTTTCCGAGCTCGTTGGGTATGTGAAACGTGAAC from the Exiguobacterium oxidotolerans JCM 12280 genome contains:
- the folD gene encoding bifunctional methylenetetrahydrofolate dehydrogenase/methenyltetrahydrofolate cyclohydrolase FolD; this translates as MAVVIDGKEIAKSYRLKLKEEVARLKEQRIQPKLTVVLIGEDPASQSYVRGKEKAAQEIGMESDLIRLPAETSESELLQLIERLNADASVHGILVQLPLPEQIDESKVIFAISPDKDVDGFHPVSVGKMMIGESTFLPCTPNGILHLVKEMNVPIQGSHVVVVGRSQIVGKPVGMLFLNESATVSYCHSKTANLSEMTRQADILIVAVGVPKLITADMVKPDAVVIDVGVNRVDGKLVGDVEFDSVKEVASMITPVPGGVGPMTITMLLHNTIEAAR